From Marinitoga sp. 38H-ov, a single genomic window includes:
- the coaE gene encoding dephospho-CoA kinase (Dephospho-CoA kinase (CoaE) performs the final step in coenzyme A biosynthesis.): MKVIGITGYAGSGKSTIAKILKNLGYYIIDLDEVGHLLLKDKKIIERLVDLFGKNILKNNQINRNSLAQIVFSSNEKLELLNSLLHPKIKQYVINEINNSQEDIIFIDGALIEKIGLDEICDYIILIDSPEDLRLKRLINYRGLSYEKAKNILNSQKDLSFTYDFKIINDGSLERIKKDLVRIINDF, from the coding sequence ATGAAAGTAATAGGTATAACAGGATATGCTGGTAGCGGAAAAAGTACAATAGCCAAGATTTTAAAAAATCTTGGCTATTATATTATTGATTTAGACGAAGTAGGTCATTTATTATTAAAAGATAAAAAAATAATCGAAAGGTTAGTTGATTTATTTGGAAAAAATATTTTAAAAAATAATCAAATAAACAGAAATTCCTTAGCTCAAATAGTTTTTAGTTCAAATGAAAAATTAGAATTATTAAATTCACTTTTACATCCTAAAATAAAGCAATATGTTATTAATGAAATTAATAACTCTCAAGAAGATATTATTTTTATAGATGGTGCTTTAATTGAAAAAATTGGATTAGATGAAATATGTGATTATATTATTCTTATTGATTCACCAGAAGACTTACGTTTAAAAAGGCTTATAAATTATAGAGGTCTTTCTTATGAAAAAGCTAAAAATATTTTAAATTCACAAAAAGACTTATCTTTTACATATGATTTTAAAATCATCAATGATGGTAGCTTAGAGAGAATTAAAAAGGATTTAGTTAGAATAATAAATGATTTTTAA
- a CDS encoding glucose-6-phosphate isomerase: MKGIKFDFTNMFFPNIEKGIKFDEVNEYKEKIASIINDILKEKPGFIDLLDDTKFVEKILDLQEWIQSFDSFVVLGIGGSALGNIALQNTLNPLNYNNMNNRKTPKIFIVDNVDPDFVASILDQINPHTTLFNVISKSGTTAEAMSNYLIARGIIDSYGLDPKKHIIFTTDPEKGILREIAKNEGIETLDIPPNVGGRFSVLTPVGLLSALAGGIDIIDLLNGAKAMLEKVSNNNIFENPAALNALLHYLYYNNGYNISVMMPYSNKLFLLADWYRQLWAESLGKKYNINGEIVNVGQTPVKALGATDQHSQVQLYNEGPDDKIITFLKLEKFERDIKIPKLHENYSALSYLGGRTLSELLNTELFGTEYALTEHGKPNMKVIFPEINAFNVGQFFLAYEFQTAVMGKLLEIDAYDQPGVELGKKVTYALMGREGYENFAKEVKEKTEKKEKFII, encoded by the coding sequence ATGAAAGGAATTAAATTTGATTTCACAAATATGTTTTTCCCTAATATCGAAAAGGGAATTAAATTTGATGAGGTTAATGAATATAAAGAAAAAATTGCAAGTATTATAAATGATATTTTAAAAGAAAAACCAGGTTTTATAGATCTTCTCGATGATACCAAATTTGTAGAAAAAATTCTTGATTTACAAGAATGGATCCAATCTTTTGATAGTTTTGTTGTGCTTGGAATTGGAGGATCTGCATTAGGAAATATAGCTTTACAAAATACTTTAAATCCTCTAAATTATAATAATATGAATAATAGAAAAACTCCAAAAATTTTTATTGTAGATAATGTTGATCCTGACTTTGTGGCTTCAATTTTAGATCAAATAAATCCGCATACAACTTTATTTAATGTTATCTCAAAATCAGGGACAACAGCTGAAGCAATGTCTAATTATTTAATAGCTAGAGGCATTATTGATAGTTATGGTCTTGATCCTAAAAAACATATTATTTTCACTACAGATCCAGAAAAAGGAATTTTAAGGGAAATTGCTAAAAACGAAGGAATAGAAACTTTAGATATTCCACCTAACGTTGGAGGTAGATTTAGTGTTTTAACTCCTGTTGGATTATTATCAGCTTTAGCTGGAGGTATAGATATTATAGACTTATTGAATGGCGCTAAAGCTATGCTAGAAAAAGTTTCAAATAATAACATATTTGAAAACCCAGCAGCTTTAAATGCTTTATTACATTATTTATATTACAATAATGGTTATAATATATCTGTAATGATGCCTTATTCTAATAAGTTATTTTTATTAGCCGATTGGTATAGGCAATTATGGGCAGAAAGTTTAGGTAAAAAATATAATATTAATGGTGAAATAGTTAATGTTGGTCAAACACCGGTAAAAGCATTAGGGGCTACTGATCAACACTCACAAGTTCAATTGTATAATGAAGGTCCTGATGATAAAATTATAACATTCTTAAAATTAGAAAAATTCGAAAGGGATATAAAAATACCTAAATTACATGAAAATTACTCCGCCTTATCTTATTTAGGTGGTAGAACATTATCAGAGTTGTTAAACACTGAACTTTTCGGTACAGAATACGCTCTAACAGAACACGGAAAACCAAATATGAAGGTTATTTTCCCTGAAATTAATGCTTTTAATGTTGGTCAATTCTTTCTTGCATATGAATTTCAAACAGCTGTAATGGGTAAATTATTAGAAATTGATGCTTACGATCAACCTGGAGTTGAATTAGGCAAAAAGGTAACATATGCTTTGATGGGTAGAGAGGGATATGAAAATTTTGCAAAAGAAGTAAAAGAAAAAACAGAAAAAAAGGAAAAGTTTATAATATGA
- a CDS encoding adenine phosphoribosyltransferase yields MNFEDYIRDIPDFPKPGIIFKDITPLLANPEAFKELIDTMAERVKDLDFDAILVPEARGFLFGSALAYKLGKKLVPVRKPGKLPYDVIEVSYSLEYGEAKIQMHKDALNKGEKVLIVDDVLATGGTIKAIETLVKKLDAEVSGILCLIELSFLNPRDNFNNVKIESILTY; encoded by the coding sequence ATGAATTTTGAAGATTATATTAGAGATATTCCAGATTTTCCTAAACCAGGTATCATATTTAAAGATATTACACCTTTATTAGCTAATCCAGAAGCTTTTAAAGAATTAATCGATACAATGGCCGAACGTGTAAAAGACTTAGATTTTGATGCAATATTAGTCCCCGAAGCTAGAGGTTTTTTATTCGGATCCGCTTTAGCGTATAAGTTAGGAAAAAAATTAGTTCCTGTAAGAAAACCAGGCAAATTGCCATATGATGTAATAGAAGTTTCTTACTCATTAGAATATGGAGAGGCCAAAATACAAATGCATAAAGACGCTTTAAATAAAGGAGAAAAAGTATTAATTGTTGATGATGTTTTAGCAACAGGTGGAACTATTAAAGCTATTGAAACTTTAGTGAAAAAATTGGATGCTGAAGTTTCAGGTATATTATGTTTAATAGAATTAAGTTTTTTAAATCCTAGAGATAATTTTAATAATGTCAAAATTGAAAGTATATTAACTTATTAG
- a CDS encoding PQQ-like beta-propeller repeat protein encodes MRKILIFVFIFIIYFTSFGVKIITNFNENIDAEFVSVSRIQNEVMIFYKINNNLARMSISDIKSIEFSEEEKDKMYISLDKGYSFKAEFESIEGEYLILRNKETLFKINKSDLNIITLKKRIESDIINTEFGKFHMSPIEIISDIYWKVKTEYGILSIPSEKIVSDFMPGVTNEGKNLVYFYNGDYFFYNKVLLEDSKFKFEILNFNIKVDKKNILFLKDKDYIPNKNRYTKKIKMNINNLEYLVDNFDINGNKIIFNNNEIINPDIKFLSRSIVNIYILSDLFFGGVTAKNNVLYLSGYSKKLYVIDMIKGINKIYKLNSYSYDFPVLFKDKLYVSGYRRGLIEVDLNNHNIFEKEIDPIYSNISIINDKLKVIHLWSNYLYFLDENNNIIKRYEIKTSKFSPIIDYDGNIIALDIFGNLYKFDKELNLICNINLNGKIQNFDIDKNNNIYISGPDNKFTILDKNGNIIYQYLLPDIPYSYPLINEKNNEVYISLLDGYLYSLKNGKINKLINVGLVPGSGILTEKYIILNNLKYDILLIDKESKKILEKYHLGYSNKLSIEDGFLYAASSKGVISIIDINDKEVFQYKFNSQHIGNPNIK; translated from the coding sequence ATGAGAAAAATATTAATTTTTGTTTTTATTTTTATAATCTATTTTACGTCTTTTGGAGTTAAAATAATAACTAATTTTAATGAAAATATTGATGCTGAATTTGTTTCTGTTTCAAGAATACAAAATGAAGTTATGATTTTTTATAAGATAAATAATAATTTAGCTAGAATGTCAATATCAGATATTAAATCAATTGAATTTTCTGAAGAAGAAAAAGATAAAATGTATATATCTTTAGACAAGGGATATTCTTTTAAGGCTGAATTTGAAAGTATTGAAGGCGAATACTTAATTTTAAGAAACAAAGAAACATTATTTAAAATTAATAAAAGTGATTTAAATATAATTACATTAAAGAAAAGAATAGAATCAGATATTATAAATACAGAGTTTGGCAAATTTCATATGTCTCCAATTGAGATAATATCAGATATATATTGGAAAGTTAAAACAGAATATGGAATTTTATCAATACCATCTGAAAAAATAGTATCTGATTTTATGCCAGGAGTTACAAATGAAGGAAAAAATTTAGTATATTTTTATAATGGCGATTATTTTTTTTATAACAAAGTTTTATTAGAAGATTCTAAGTTTAAATTCGAAATTTTAAATTTTAATATTAAAGTTGATAAAAAAAATATTTTGTTTTTAAAAGATAAAGATTATATCCCAAATAAAAATAGATATACTAAAAAAATAAAAATGAATATAAACAATTTAGAATATTTAGTAGATAATTTTGATATTAATGGAAATAAAATTATCTTTAATAATAATGAAATTATTAATCCTGATATAAAATTTCTATCTAGATCAATTGTAAATATATATATATTAAGCGATTTATTTTTTGGTGGAGTAACTGCAAAAAATAATGTTTTATATTTATCTGGCTATTCTAAAAAGTTATATGTTATAGACATGATAAAAGGAATAAATAAGATATATAAGCTAAATTCATATTCATATGATTTTCCTGTATTATTTAAAGATAAATTGTATGTTTCTGGGTATAGAAGAGGATTAATTGAAGTAGATTTAAATAATCATAATATTTTTGAAAAAGAAATAGACCCTATTTATTCAAATATATCAATTATTAATGATAAATTGAAGGTTATTCATTTATGGTCGAATTACTTATATTTTTTAGATGAAAATAATAATATAATAAAAAGATATGAAATAAAAACTTCTAAATTTAGCCCTATTATAGATTATGATGGGAATATAATTGCATTGGATATTTTTGGTAATTTATATAAATTTGATAAAGAATTAAATTTGATATGTAATATTAATTTAAATGGAAAAATACAAAATTTTGATATTGATAAAAATAATAATATATATATTTCTGGACCAGATAATAAGTTTACAATTTTAGATAAAAATGGAAATATTATATATCAGTATTTATTACCTGATATACCATACTCTTATCCACTAATTAACGAAAAAAATAATGAAGTTTATATTTCTTTATTAGATGGATATTTATACAGTCTTAAAAATGGTAAAATTAATAAATTAATTAATGTAGGATTAGTTCCGGGTTCTGGTATTTTAACTGAAAAATATATCATATTAAATAATTTAAAATATGATATTCTTTTAATAGATAAAGAATCTAAAAAAATTCTAGAAAAATATCATCTTGGATATTCAAATAAATTATCTATAGAAGATGGTTTTTTGTATGCCGCTTCATCTAAAGGAGTTATATCAATAATTGATATTAATGATAAAGAAGTTTTTCAATATAAATTTAATTCTCAGCATATTGGTAATCCCAATATAAAATAG
- a CDS encoding ABC transporter ATP-binding protein translates to MRTAHTDILKEDNQRNISNIVIFSMLWRYIKKYYIILILSFVFLFSSTVVDLAIPSVMRYAIDNVINSAYKFNFNNNEFLSSPKGDYTLKKIDNSYYMIKDNEKILVSNDFVNSIKNKALDDISKYTIIIISLFLFQFLFNYGQVIFSNLLGQKVIYDIRDELYSHILNIPLDFFTKNPTGKITTRTVNDTQNLSQFFTDVLTSLTKDIAIIIGVIIVMFKMNMNLSLYVVSMFPIIILSTWIFGKIDKKIYSKTRTRISATNSFLAENIAGANVTKAFNQEDRKRNEFYDLSHKLYKSRMQQIILNGLFRPFMNVLYYITLSILFWFGAKLFNQNIVSFGVLIAFTSYIDMFFRPLFDIAEKYDILQNAFASAEKIFRLKELEKEDFGKGKYNEIHDGSIEFKNVFFAYEKDNYILKNVSFRINKKDNVAIVGETGSGKTTIIKLINGLYRIKYGEILIDNKNIYDYDLHLLRRQIAVVPQDVFLFTGSILDNIRIFDESISEEEVIKAAKQVHAHEMIEKFPDKYHTKILERGSTLSAGERQLIALARAVIFKSKVIILDEATANIDVETEYLIQKAMENLIGKVTIISIAHRLSTIKKANRIIVVHKGKVIEEGTHNELIQKRGIYYDLYKLQYENN, encoded by the coding sequence ATGAGAACTGCACATACAGATATTTTAAAAGAAGATAATCAACGAAATATTTCTAATATTGTTATATTTTCTATGCTCTGGAGATATATTAAAAAGTATTATATAATATTGATATTATCTTTTGTCTTTTTATTTTCATCAACTGTGGTAGATTTAGCAATTCCATCTGTTATGAGATATGCTATTGATAATGTCATAAATTCCGCGTATAAATTTAACTTTAATAACAATGAATTTTTATCTTCACCTAAAGGAGATTACACATTAAAAAAAATTGATAATTCATATTATATGATTAAAGATAATGAAAAAATTCTAGTTAGTAATGATTTTGTAAATAGCATAAAAAACAAAGCATTAGATGATATTTCTAAATACACAATAATTATTATTTCATTATTTTTATTTCAATTTTTATTTAATTATGGACAAGTTATATTCTCTAATCTTTTAGGACAAAAGGTAATTTATGATATTAGGGACGAATTATATTCACATATATTAAATATACCTTTAGATTTTTTTACTAAAAACCCTACAGGTAAAATAACTACAAGAACTGTTAATGATACACAAAATTTATCACAATTTTTCACTGACGTTTTAACTAGTTTAACAAAAGATATTGCAATAATAATAGGTGTCATTATCGTAATGTTTAAAATGAATATGAATTTGTCATTATATGTTGTATCAATGTTTCCAATAATAATTTTATCTACTTGGATATTTGGTAAAATTGATAAAAAAATATATTCAAAAACTAGAACAAGAATTTCAGCTACAAACTCATTTTTAGCTGAAAATATTGCTGGGGCAAATGTAACAAAAGCTTTTAATCAAGAAGATAGAAAAAGAAATGAATTTTATGATTTAAGTCATAAGTTATACAAATCTAGAATGCAACAAATAATATTAAATGGTTTATTTAGACCTTTTATGAATGTATTATATTATATAACCTTATCTATATTATTTTGGTTTGGCGCAAAATTATTTAATCAAAATATCGTTTCATTTGGCGTTTTAATTGCATTCACCTCATATATAGATATGTTTTTTAGACCTTTATTTGATATTGCCGAAAAATATGATATACTTCAAAATGCTTTTGCATCTGCTGAAAAAATATTTAGATTAAAAGAATTAGAAAAAGAAGATTTTGGAAAAGGCAAATACAATGAGATACATGATGGTAGTATTGAATTTAAAAATGTTTTTTTTGCATATGAAAAAGATAATTATATATTAAAAAATGTTTCTTTTAGAATAAATAAAAAAGACAATGTTGCTATAGTGGGAGAAACTGGTTCTGGAAAAACAACTATAATAAAATTAATTAATGGATTATATAGAATTAAATATGGTGAAATATTAATAGATAATAAAAATATATATGATTATGATCTACATTTATTAAGACGCCAAATCGCCGTTGTCCCTCAAGATGTATTCTTATTTACTGGTAGTATTTTAGATAATATAAGAATTTTTGATGAATCCATATCTGAAGAAGAAGTTATAAAAGCAGCTAAACAAGTACATGCTCATGAAATGATAGAAAAATTTCCCGATAAATATCATACAAAAATTTTGGAACGAGGTAGTACTTTATCCGCCGGAGAAAGGCAATTAATCGCTTTAGCTAGAGCTGTAATATTTAAATCAAAAGTTATTATACTAGATGAAGCTACTGCAAATATTGATGTAGAAACTGAATACTTAATACAAAAAGCTATGGAAAATTTAATTGGTAAAGTTACAATTATTTCTATTGCTCACAGATTATCTACAATAAAAAAAGCAAATAGAATTATTGTTGTTCACAAAGGTAAAGTAATCGAAGAAGGAACTCATAATGAATTAATTCAAAAAAGAGGAATTTATTATGATTTATACAAGCTACAATATGAAAATAACTAA
- a CDS encoding ABC transporter ATP-binding protein — MIFFLKNVRIVSKTNKNGGVIIIKQFIKKNWWRYLIGVLFLLIIDYLQIFIPKKIGSIIDYLKVFEDFNVIKSYIFSILFLAFSIMLGRFIWRFFIFGTSRLFEFKTANDIFSHILDQSYDFFDKWRTGDLMTRFTEDLNAVRMAIGPAIVMIVDTIFMSTITIIAMINFVNPKLTLYSLIPLPIIGLITLFFGRLIRNLFKNLQKTISDLSDHTEESYAGIHVVKVFSLENTMKRRFNDRSKKYYDAQMKLIKTWGLMFPLIQFFASLSSVLAIYFGGKMVINEEITFGQLVMFYSYIGMLVWPMMAVGWVTNIIERGKASYNRLMEILNSRSNVIEPSSINKNFKFNGNIKIKNLNFKYPNTEKYALKNINMEIKAGEMIAFVGKIGSGKSTLPKLLLKFYPVEKDTIFIDDLDINDIHSKVIRDNISYVPQESFLFSMPIEDNISFAHPEEAKNAPFYAKIANVHEDIQDLPEKYKTLVGERGVTLSGGQKQRVSIARALAKNAPFIILDDCLSAVDTETEEEIIKNLRNNVINKTMIVISHRLKAVRNADKIFVFDNGEIIEYGSHEELLALEGAYYSMYMKQLIEEKLEEE, encoded by the coding sequence TTGATTTTTTTCCTTAAAAATGTTAGAATTGTTAGTAAGACAAACAAAAATGGGGGTGTTATTATCATAAAACAATTTATTAAAAAAAATTGGTGGAGATATTTAATTGGTGTATTATTTCTTTTGATAATTGATTATTTGCAAATATTTATACCAAAAAAAATTGGATCTATAATTGATTATTTAAAAGTTTTTGAAGATTTTAATGTTATTAAATCATATATTTTTTCTATATTATTTTTAGCATTTTCTATTATGCTAGGAAGGTTTATTTGGAGATTTTTTATATTTGGAACATCAAGATTATTTGAATTTAAAACTGCAAATGATATTTTTTCTCATATACTAGATCAATCATATGATTTTTTTGATAAATGGAGAACAGGAGACTTAATGACTAGATTTACTGAAGATTTAAATGCTGTTAGAATGGCTATTGGGCCTGCAATTGTCATGATTGTAGATACTATATTTATGTCTACTATAACAATTATTGCTATGATAAATTTTGTAAACCCAAAATTAACATTATACTCTTTAATACCTTTGCCTATAATAGGTTTAATAACGCTTTTTTTTGGAAGATTGATAAGAAATTTATTCAAGAATTTACAAAAAACTATTTCGGACTTATCTGATCATACTGAAGAAAGCTACGCAGGGATACATGTAGTAAAAGTTTTTTCTTTAGAAAATACCATGAAAAGAAGATTTAATGATAGATCAAAAAAGTATTATGATGCCCAAATGAAATTAATAAAAACATGGGGTTTAATGTTCCCTTTAATACAATTTTTTGCTTCATTATCAAGTGTTTTAGCAATTTATTTTGGCGGTAAAATGGTAATTAATGAAGAAATTACTTTTGGACAATTAGTCATGTTTTATTCGTATATTGGTATGTTAGTATGGCCAATGATGGCTGTTGGATGGGTCACAAACATTATTGAAAGGGGAAAAGCTTCATATAATAGATTAATGGAAATATTAAATTCAAGATCTAATGTCATTGAACCATCAAGCATCAATAAAAATTTTAAATTTAATGGGAATATAAAAATTAAAAATCTTAATTTTAAATATCCTAATACTGAAAAATATGCGTTAAAAAATATTAATATGGAAATAAAAGCTGGTGAAATGATTGCTTTTGTCGGAAAAATTGGATCTGGTAAGTCAACATTACCAAAGTTACTTCTTAAATTCTATCCAGTTGAAAAGGATACTATTTTTATTGATGATTTGGATATTAATGATATACATTCAAAGGTAATACGCGATAATATTTCATATGTACCTCAAGAATCTTTTTTATTTTCAATGCCCATAGAAGATAATATTAGTTTTGCTCATCCTGAGGAAGCTAAAAATGCTCCTTTTTATGCTAAAATAGCTAATGTGCATGAAGATATTCAAGATTTACCTGAAAAATATAAAACTTTGGTTGGTGAAAGAGGTGTGACTCTTTCAGGAGGGCAAAAACAAAGAGTTTCAATTGCTAGAGCTTTGGCTAAAAATGCTCCTTTTATTATTCTTGATGATTGTTTATCAGCTGTAGATACTGAAACAGAAGAAGAAATTATTAAAAACTTAAGAAATAACGTTATTAATAAAACAATGATTGTTATTTCTCATAGGCTTAAAGCTGTAAGAAATGCTGATAAGATTTTTGTATTTGATAATGGTGAAATAATTGAATATGGTTCTCATGAAGAATTACTTGCATTAGAAGGTGCTTATTATAGTATGTATATGAAACAATTAATTGAAGAAAAATTAGAGGAGGAATAA
- a CDS encoding MBL fold metallo-hydrolase, whose translation MLEVLDKKILVFWFENFASNITAIELNEEVVLIDSSLYPEKLKKIIELVQIRTKKPVKKIFLTHHHPDHSFGAIFHGGLEIILSEKTLIKLFEYEKNVLNKISKESEYDFSELQGKLSKCKFNVFRNDNMNTSSKTIISGINLGGHTEDSTIYKIYPENILISGDLIVSGVHSEINEANIDNWIKILSELENQNIKKIIPGHGKPGGIELIKNQLEYLKIFKENGNEEIIKIYKNYKYPELLLNF comes from the coding sequence ATGCTAGAAGTATTAGATAAAAAAATATTAGTATTTTGGTTTGAAAATTTTGCAAGTAATATTACTGCAATAGAACTTAATGAAGAAGTTGTTCTGATAGATTCTTCGCTTTATCCTGAAAAATTAAAAAAAATTATAGAATTGGTTCAGATAAGAACAAAGAAACCAGTTAAAAAAATATTTTTAACACATCACCACCCAGATCATTCTTTTGGAGCTATTTTTCATGGTGGATTAGAAATTATATTATCTGAAAAAACATTGATAAAATTATTTGAATATGAAAAAAATGTCTTAAATAAAATATCTAAAGAATCAGAATACGATTTTTCTGAATTACAAGGAAAATTATCCAAATGCAAGTTTAATGTTTTTAGAAATGATAATATGAATACATCATCAAAAACAATTATTAGTGGAATAAATTTAGGAGGACACACTGAAGACTCAACAATTTATAAGATTTATCCAGAAAACATTTTAATATCTGGTGATTTAATTGTTTCGGGAGTTCATTCGGAAATAAATGAGGCAAATATAGATAATTGGATAAAAATATTGTCTGAATTAGAAAATCAAAATATAAAAAAAATAATTCCAGGTCATGGAAAGCCTGGTGGAATAGAATTGATAAAGAATCAATTAGAATATTTAAAAATATTTAAAGAAAACGGAAATGAAGAAATAATTAAAATTTATAAGAATTATAAATATCCAGAATTATTATTGAATTTCTAG
- the fliY gene encoding flagellar motor switch phosphatase FliY produces the protein MSDEFLSQEELDALLQGLTQNDDNPSSNAEQNNLNIDPIILDLVGEVGNIAMGAGATTLSTLLKRKVDISSPESLTLLKSEIKNQFDGKYLIISINYKDGLHGTNFFLFPVYISSIIADLMMGGTGENVPETFDEISISAMAEAINQMMGAAATSLSEFLNTKVDITPPQVEVLDFNDPNVSFPPDLEDAPETIIGIKFKLKIQGLKDGEMWQFVPIDIANSIKDKVLAAQNVNVENNNSEQPTQQPMQQPMQQPMQQPTQQPMQQPMQQPMQQPMQQPMYQPMYQQPMQQPMYQQPMQQPMYQQPMQQPMYQQPMQQPMGYIPKEQQVNIQPKTFGAISGQMVEPTENIDLDKLQLLFDIPLNVSVELGRRKYSLRDILNFHQGSMIQLDKLAGEPVDIYVNGRLIARGEVVVIDENFGVRITEIVSLEERLRALK, from the coding sequence ATGTCAGATGAATTCTTATCTCAAGAAGAACTAGACGCTTTGCTACAAGGTTTAACTCAAAACGATGATAATCCTTCATCAAATGCTGAACAAAATAATCTAAATATTGATCCAATAATATTGGACTTAGTGGGTGAAGTTGGAAATATAGCTATGGGAGCTGGAGCTACTACTTTATCTACTTTATTAAAAAGAAAGGTTGATATATCAAGCCCTGAATCTTTAACTTTATTAAAATCTGAGATAAAAAATCAATTTGATGGAAAGTATTTGATAATATCCATAAATTACAAAGATGGATTACACGGAACAAATTTCTTTTTATTTCCAGTATATATATCTTCTATAATAGCCGACCTTATGATGGGTGGAACCGGAGAGAATGTACCTGAAACATTTGATGAGATATCTATAAGCGCTATGGCAGAAGCCATAAATCAAATGATGGGTGCTGCAGCTACATCATTATCAGAATTTTTAAATACTAAAGTTGATATAACACCTCCACAAGTAGAAGTTTTAGACTTTAACGACCCAAATGTTTCATTTCCTCCAGATTTAGAGGATGCTCCAGAAACTATAATTGGTATAAAATTTAAATTAAAAATTCAAGGTTTAAAAGATGGGGAAATGTGGCAATTTGTCCCAATTGATATAGCTAATAGTATTAAAGATAAAGTTTTAGCTGCTCAAAATGTAAATGTGGAAAATAATAACTCAGAACAACCTACGCAACAGCCTATGCAACAGCCTATGCAACAGCCTATGCAACAACCTACGCAACAGCCTATGCAACAGCCTATGCAACAGCCTATGCAACAGCCTATGCAACAGCCTATGTATCAACCTATGTATCAACAACCTATGCAACAACCTATGTATCAACAACCTATGCAACAACCTATGTATCAACAGCCTATGCAACAGCCTATGTATCAACAGCCTATGCAACAACCTATGGGATATATCCCAAAAGAACAACAAGTTAATATTCAACCCAAAACATTTGGTGCTATTAGTGGACAAATGGTTGAACCTACAGAAAATATTGATTTAGATAAATTACAACTACTTTTTGATATTCCTTTAAATGTATCTGTTGAACTTGGAAGAAGAAAATATTCATTAAGAGATATACTAAATTTCCATCAAGGCTCAATGATTCAATTAGATAAATTAGCTGGTGAACCTGTAGACATTTATGTAAATGGAAGATTAATTGCCAGAGGAGAAGTTGTAGTTATCGATGAAAACTTTGGTGTTAGAATAACTGAAATAGTTTCATTAGAAGAGAGGTTAAGAGCATTAAAATGA